CGCCTACCTCCAGCCGGTCCTGCACAACCCGCTCGGCACGACCGTGCCGCCGGGGCGGCGCGCCGAGCTGGCCGAGGTCGTGCGCGACCTGGACGTGCAGGTGGTCGAGGACGCCGTCTACGCGTTCCTGGGCCCCGACCTGCCGCCGCTCGCGCCGGAGCGCACCACCGTCGTCGACAGCCTGTCCAAGCGGCTGGCGCCGGGCCTGACCCTGGGGTTCGTCGTGCCGCCCGGGCACCTGGTGGACCGGGTGGCCGCCACCGCGCGCTCCGGCGGTTGGGCGGCGGGCCACTTCGCGCTGGCCGCGGCGGGCCGCTGGCTGGCGGACGGGACCGTGCGCGCCGTCGTGGACCGCAAGCGCGCGCTCGCCCGGGAGCGCCAGCTCCTCGCCCGCACCCACCTGGCGGGCTTCGACGTGCGGGGCGACCCCGGCGCGTTCCACTGCTGGTGGCGCCTGCCGGACGGGTGGCGGGCCGAGACGTTCACCGCCGCCGCGAGCCGGCGGGGCATCGCGATCACCCCCGCCGCCGCGTTCGCCGTCGTGCCGGGGCACGCCCCGAACGCCGTGCGCCTGGCCTTGGCCTCCACCGACGAGGACACCCTCGTCCCCGCCCTGACCACCCTGGCCGCGCTCGCCCGCGGCGCACCGGAGGACGACTTCCCCGACTGACCCGCGTGTCGTGCGTTCGCGCCTCGCGTGTCGTGCGTTCGCGCCCTGCGTGTCGTGCGTTCGCGGCTCGGGGTGGTCAGGCCGGCGTCGCGGAGGTGAAGCGCTCCCACGCCCGTTGCTGCTGCTCGGCGTCGGCGTCGGCCTGCTCGGGGCAGTCCAGGCGCAGGTGCCGGTCGCCGAACGGCGCGTCCAGGTAGGCGCAGTGGTGGGGGTTCACGGGGTCCTCGTGGACGCGCGGTCGGAAGTAGCGGCACGTCACGCAGGTGCGCTGCGGCGGGATGTCGCCGTTGAGCTGGAGCGTGCGGATCAGCTTGACCAGCAGGAGCAGCATGGCGGCCTGCTCCGCGTCGTCGAAGTTCTCGACGGCCCGGCTCAGGAAGCCCGGCCACTCGCTCGCGCGGTCCGCCACCGCCTCACCGGCCTCGGTGAGGCGCAGGGTCACGGACCGCTTGTTCGCGCCGGGCTCCTTCACCACGAGTCCCTTGGTGACCAGGGTGCCCACCGCGGTGCTGGCGGTGGCGGTCGAGACGCCGAGCAGGGCCGCCAGGCCGCCCAGGCTCGCCGGTCGTCCTCGCAGCAGTTCCAGCGCCTGCGCCTGCGTCGGCGTCACGCCCGCGGGACCCGCTCCCTTCCACGCCCGGCTCTTGAGCACCGCGCCGATCTTGGCGAGACCGCTGGTCACGCGCGTGGGAACGGGCTCGCTGATCGCGTCGAAGCTCACATCCACTGTTCGTACTCCTAACTATGTCTTGACGCGGGCCGGCTCAGATTGATAGTACTACTAACGATCGCGATCGCAGCACCTCGACCCACTCGCACTGACAGGAGCACCACCCCATGTCCCGAGTCACACTGGTCGACTCCCAGACGGCCCCCGCCGAGGCGAAGCCCCTGCTGGACGACATCACCGCCGCTTTCGGCACGACGCCCGCCATGTTCAAGGCGGTGGCGAACTCGCCCGCCGCGCTCACGATGATGTGGGCGGGCTTCGGCGCTCTCGGCGGCGGGCGCCTGGGGGCGAAGCTGGGCGAGCAGGTCGCCGTCCTCGTGGCCGACCGCAACAGCTGTGAGTACTGCCTGGCCGCCCACACCGCCCTGGGGCGCAAGGCGGGCGTGTCCGCGGAGGACATGGGCCAGGCCCAGGCCGGCCACTCGCACGACCCGCGCACCGCCGCCGCGCTCGGCTTCGCGGCCAAGCTCGTCGAGGACCGCGCGCAGGTGACCGACGCCGACGTGGAAGCGCTGCGCGCCGCAGGTTTCGACGACGAGGAGGTCGTGGAGCTGGTGGCGCACGTCGCGCTCAACCTCTTCACGAACTACGTCAACGTCGCGCTGTCCGTGCCGCTGGACTTCCCGAGGGTCGCCCTGCGCAAGGCCGGCTGACCCCGAGAGTCCGACGCTCGGGAGCCCTGAGTTCTTCACTCGCGAGTGAAGAACTCAGGGCTCCTGGAAGTACGACTCGCGAGGCCTGGGTGTTGGACTCTCGTCGGTGGAGCGCCTCGGATCAGGCGCGGCGCCACTTCTGGTTCGCGCCGCCGACGCAGTCCCACATGTGGAGGACCGCGCCGTTGGCCGGGTTCCACTCCGCGACGTCCACGCACTTGTTCGCCTGCGGGTTCACCAGGTCACCGGCAGCGGTCAGGGCGAACTGCTGCGCCGGGTTGCCGGAGCACGTGGCGAGCTGCACGGCCGCGCCGTTGGCCGTCGAACCCCACGCCACGTCCACGCACTTGTCGTTCCGCGTGCGGATCGTGCCGCCGGTGAACTCGAACTTCTGGTTGGCGCCGCCAGTGCAGTCCCGCACGGCCAGGCGCTGCCCGTCGGCGAAGTTCCCGTTCGGCACGTCGACGCACTTGCCGTGCCAGTTGCTCACGATGCTGCTGCCGCCGGCGGGCGGGGGAGTGGTGCCGCCGCCGGTGAACGGGTTCAGCGTGATCCCGGCCGAGCGCGGGTCGCCGTCGTGCACCAGGGACTCCTGCGCCTGCACGTCGTCGAACGCGAACCCGTAGGCCTTGCCGTCCACCATGTTCTGGTGCACCAGCCGCGAGTAGTGGTTGGTGATCGCGCCCTGGTAGAAGTCGGCGGGCCCGCCGCCGGGCTGGGTGTCGATCCGGCCGAGCGTGGAGCGGTGCAGCGCGGCGCACAGGGTGCGGGCGATCGGGCCGACCACCTGGTCGTTGGGCGCGTGCAGCGCGCCGTCGCAGCCCCACACGTCCGCCGTGGACGGCTTCGCGAACGACGCCACCCGCTGCCCGGCGGTGTTCGTGAAGTCCATGGTGGTGCCGGAGGTGCGGCCGAAGTACTTCACGTCCGGGCGGTCGCCGAACGGCTGCACGGTGAGCGTCCTGGACGTGTAGGCGTTCCACGCCTGGGTGATGTACGAGTCGAGGTAGTTGCGGTCGAACAGGCCCACGTCGGCGGCCTTGCCCGGCGCGAGCACCCGCAGCACCGTGCCGTCCGGGCGGGACATGACCGATCCGCCCCAGCCCGCCTGGCCGCGGATGCCGCTGATGATGGCGTCCCGCCCGCCGGGCTTGAGCTCACCGGTCTTCTTGGTGGCGCCGCTCGCGCCGGTCACCGACACCGCGTGCGGCACGGCGAACATGTCCACCTGGGAGCTGTTGAGCCACAGGCCGTCGTCGTTGTAGGTGAACTCGCTCCAGTCGAACAGGATGCCGCTGTTCGGGTCGCCGGACGCCCAGGGCGCGGGCTGCACCAGGCCGTCGGGCGTGAGGGAGAACTTCAGCTTCTCACCGAACGACATGTAGACGCGGCCGGAGATGAACCGGGGCACGCGCAGCGTGACGCTGCCGCCGGGACCGGGGCCCGCGATGGACACGTCCGGCGCGGGCGTGGGCGGGTTGCCGCCCGGCGACCACGGCGTGAACCCGCCGGCCTGGTTGACGTACCCGAGCCGGCCGGCGCGGATGTCGGTGCCCAGGACGTACAGGTGCACGGCCTCGGGGCGGCCGCTGTCGTTGGTGACGGTCAGCGGCAGCAGGTCGGGGCCGATCGCCTGTGCCGGTGCGATCGCGATCGCCGCCGACGCGGTCGCCGCCAGTGCGGCGAGCGCGCTCAACCACTTCG
This region of Saccharothrix longispora genomic DNA includes:
- a CDS encoding aminotransferase-like domain-containing protein gives rise to the protein MDHRVIADRIAADIAAGRLKPGDRLPPQRRFARRHGIAASTAARVYGELARRGLTTGEVGRGTFVRSARPAEPALPEPGGARVDLEFNFCLLPAQAELLAPALRGLVDDGLVAATTPVGVAGTPEVRAATAALLARGGWAPDPRRVLFTGNGRQAIAAAVAALVPVGGRLGVEAVTYPVVKALAARLGITLVPLAVDDAGVLPDALRAADVRAAYLQPVLHNPLGTTVPPGRRAELAEVVRDLDVQVVEDAVYAFLGPDLPPLAPERTTVVDSLSKRLAPGLTLGFVVPPGHLVDRVAATARSGGWAAGHFALAAAGRWLADGTVRAVVDRKRALARERQLLARTHLAGFDVRGDPGAFHCWWRLPDGWRAETFTAAASRRGIAITPAAAFAVVPGHAPNAVRLALASTDEDTLVPALTTLAALARGAPEDDFPD
- a CDS encoding MarR family winged helix-turn-helix transcriptional regulator, translated to MDVSFDAISEPVPTRVTSGLAKIGAVLKSRAWKGAGPAGVTPTQAQALELLRGRPASLGGLAALLGVSTATASTAVGTLVTKGLVVKEPGANKRSVTLRLTEAGEAVADRASEWPGFLSRAVENFDDAEQAAMLLLLVKLIRTLQLNGDIPPQRTCVTCRYFRPRVHEDPVNPHHCAYLDAPFGDRHLRLDCPEQADADAEQQQRAWERFTSATPA
- a CDS encoding carboxymuconolactone decarboxylase family protein, producing MSRVTLVDSQTAPAEAKPLLDDITAAFGTTPAMFKAVANSPAALTMMWAGFGALGGGRLGAKLGEQVAVLVADRNSCEYCLAAHTALGRKAGVSAEDMGQAQAGHSHDPRTAAALGFAAKLVEDRAQVTDADVEALRAAGFDDEEVVELVAHVALNLFTNYVNVALSVPLDFPRVALRKAG
- a CDS encoding glycoside hydrolase family 64 protein; the protein is MRTRTKWLSALAALAATASAAIAIAPAQAIGPDLLPLTVTNDSGRPEAVHLYVLGTDIRAGRLGYVNQAGGFTPWSPGGNPPTPAPDVSIAGPGPGGSVTLRVPRFISGRVYMSFGEKLKFSLTPDGLVQPAPWASGDPNSGILFDWSEFTYNDDGLWLNSSQVDMFAVPHAVSVTGASGATKKTGELKPGGRDAIISGIRGQAGWGGSVMSRPDGTVLRVLAPGKAADVGLFDRNYLDSYITQAWNAYTSRTLTVQPFGDRPDVKYFGRTSGTTMDFTNTAGQRVASFAKPSTADVWGCDGALHAPNDQVVGPIARTLCAALHRSTLGRIDTQPGGGPADFYQGAITNHYSRLVHQNMVDGKAYGFAFDDVQAQESLVHDGDPRSAGITLNPFTGGGTTPPPAGGSSIVSNWHGKCVDVPNGNFADGQRLAVRDCTGGANQKFEFTGGTIRTRNDKCVDVAWGSTANGAAVQLATCSGNPAQQFALTAAGDLVNPQANKCVDVAEWNPANGAVLHMWDCVGGANQKWRRA